A single genomic interval of Lathyrus oleraceus cultivar Zhongwan6 chromosome 7, CAAS_Psat_ZW6_1.0, whole genome shotgun sequence harbors:
- the LOC127106804 gene encoding glutamate decarboxylase 4, with protein MAFLKPAFKPGLFLHSNFTPRYTTDSLPRFSIPKNSMPKEAAYRNIHDELQLDANPKLNLASFVTTSMEEECNKLIMESINKNYVDMDEYPATTDLHNRCVNMIARLFNVEIGENESAIGVGTVGSSEAIMLAGLAFKKKWQNRRKAEGKSYDKPNLVTGANVQVCWKKFARYFEVELREVKVREDYYVMEPAKAVEMVDENTICVAAILGSTYNGEFEDVKLLNDLLLEKNKQTEWDTPIHVDAASGGFIAPFLYPELEWDFKLPLVKSINVSGHKYGLVYAGIGWVIWRTKQDLPQDLIFHINYLGADQPTFTLNFSKGSSQIIAQYYQLIRLGQEGYRSIMEDCRENAMVLKEHLEETGYFNILSKDNGVPMVAFSLKDRNQYDEFKISEMLRRHGWIVPAYTMPAGAHHIKVLRAVIRADFSRTLVERLAVDIKNVLHELQKLDLKIKDEKSLDAHMEVNKRQKSWLLR; from the exons ATGGCTTTTCTGAAACCAGCTTTTAAGCCTGGCCTATTTCTTCACTCTAACTTTACCCCTCGTTATACTACAGACTCTCTTCCTAG GTTCAGCATACCAAAGAACTCAATGCCAAAAGAAGCTGCGTACCGGAACATACACGATGAGTTGCAGCTCGATGCTAATCCAAAGCTGAACTTAGCTTCCTTTGTGACCACATCTATGGAGGAAGAATGCAACAAGCTTATCATGGAATCCATCAACAAAAACTACGTCGACATGGATGAGTATCCAGCTACCACTGATCTTCAT AATCGATGTGTGAACATGATAGCGCGTTTGTTCAACGTTGAGATTGGAGAAAATGAGAGTGCAATAGGTGTGGGAACAGTTGGATCATCTGAGGCCATAATGCTGGCAGGACTTGCATTCAAGAAGAAGTGGCAGAACAGACGTAAGGCCGAAGGAAAATCTTATGATAAGCCAAACTTGGTTACTGGTGCTAATGTGCAGGTGTGTTGGAAGAAATTTGCTAGATATTTTGAGGTGGAACTGAGGGAAGTGAAGGTGAGAGAAGATTACTATGTAATGGAACCTGCCAAAGCTGTTGAGATGGTAGATGAGAATACAATTTGTGTGGCTGCAATCTTAGGTTCAACTTATAATGGAGAATTTGAAGATGTTAAACTCTTGAATGATCTCTTGTTAGAGAAAAACAAACAAACTGA ATGGGATACACCTATTCATGTGGATGCTGCAAGTGGTGGTTTTATTGCTCCTTTTTTATATCCAGAGCTAGAATGGGATTTCAAACTCCCATTAGTGAAGAGCATAAATGTTAGTGGCCATAAGTATGGCCTTGTTTATGCAGGAATTGGTTGGGTTATATGGAGGACAAAACAAGACTTGCCTCAAGATCTTATCTTTCATATTAACTACCTTGGAGCTGACCAACCCACCTTCACCCTAAACTTTTCAAAAG GTTCAAGTCAGATAATTGCTCAGTACTATCAACTGATTCGTCTTGGCCAAGAG GGTTATCGGAGTATTATGGAGGATTGCAGAGAAAATGCAATGGTTTTGAAGGAACACTTGGAAGAAACTGGATATTTTAACATACTCTCCAAAGACAATGGAGTTCCTATGGTAGCATTTTCTCTCAAGGACAGAAACCAGTACGACGAATTCAAGATATCGGAGATGTTGCGGCGCCATGGTTGGATTGTTCCGGCATATACAATGCCAGCAGGTGCTCACCATATAAAAGTGCTTCGTGCGGTGATCAGAGCTGACTTTTCACGCACACTTGTCGAACGTCTTGCAGTTGACATAAAGAATGTATTGCATGAGCTTCAGAAACTTGACCTTAAGATTAAGGATGAGAAGTCATTGGATGCACACATGGAAGTCAACAAGCGTCAGAAATCATGGCTGCTTAGATAG